In Candidatus Eisenbacteria bacterium, one genomic interval encodes:
- a CDS encoding aldehyde dehydrogenase family protein, with translation MEYSMVIDGRSVTTGQWDDVINPAKGEPFAQCPRGTGANVDEAVAAAARAFKTWRKDEALRRQKLNECAAAIQGHVQDIAAVLSQEQGKPMTAAMAEVFGASMWFSYFANLATEPETLQDDGEKTIKVVRKPLGVVAAITPWNFPVILLAWKLAPAWLAGNTVVAKPSPYTPLTSLMVADILKSVVPAGVLNVLSGGNELGAKLATHPDVRKISFTGSVATGKKIMGYAVEDLKRVTLELGGNDPAIVLDDVDPQAVSEGLFWGAFQNSGQVCTAVKRLYVHEKVYDPIVKGLTELAKKAKVGPGTDADTQLGPINNKMQLDRVMGLVEDAKKHGGKIEAGGVRLEGSGYFYPPTIVTNVGPGVRLVDEEQFGTALPVIKYSKIDDAIAQANATHYGLGGSIWTGNREKGMELVQELECGTGWVNHHMDITPFAPFGGSKWSGLGYENGHWGYEAFTELQVVNAKK, from the coding sequence ATGGAATACTCGATGGTGATCGACGGCCGGTCCGTGACGACCGGCCAATGGGACGACGTGATCAATCCCGCCAAGGGCGAGCCCTTCGCGCAGTGTCCGCGGGGCACGGGCGCCAACGTCGACGAGGCGGTCGCCGCCGCGGCGCGTGCCTTCAAGACCTGGCGCAAGGACGAGGCGCTGCGCCGCCAGAAGCTGAACGAGTGCGCCGCCGCGATCCAGGGCCACGTGCAGGACATCGCCGCCGTGCTCTCGCAGGAGCAGGGCAAGCCGATGACCGCCGCCATGGCCGAGGTGTTCGGCGCGTCGATGTGGTTCAGCTACTTCGCGAACCTCGCGACCGAGCCCGAGACGCTGCAGGACGACGGCGAGAAGACGATCAAGGTCGTCCGGAAGCCCCTCGGCGTCGTGGCGGCGATCACGCCGTGGAACTTCCCGGTGATCCTGCTCGCGTGGAAGCTCGCCCCGGCCTGGCTCGCGGGCAACACGGTGGTCGCGAAGCCGTCGCCCTACACGCCGCTCACCTCGCTCATGGTGGCCGACATCCTGAAGTCGGTCGTGCCGGCGGGGGTGCTGAACGTGCTGTCGGGCGGCAACGAGCTCGGCGCGAAGCTCGCCACCCATCCCGACGTGCGCAAGATCTCGTTCACCGGCAGCGTCGCCACCGGCAAGAAGATCATGGGCTACGCCGTCGAGGACCTGAAGCGCGTGACGCTCGAGCTCGGCGGCAACGACCCGGCGATCGTGCTCGACGACGTCGACCCGCAGGCGGTCTCCGAGGGCTTGTTCTGGGGCGCGTTCCAGAACTCCGGCCAGGTGTGCACGGCCGTGAAGCGCCTCTACGTCCACGAGAAGGTCTACGACCCGATCGTGAAGGGGCTCACGGAGCTCGCCAAGAAGGCGAAGGTCGGGCCCGGCACGGACGCCGACACGCAGCTCGGGCCGATCAACAACAAGATGCAGCTCGATCGCGTGATGGGGCTGGTCGAGGACGCGAAGAAGCACGGCGGCAAGATCGAGGCCGGCGGCGTGCGGCTCGAAGGGTCGGGCTACTTCTATCCGCCCACCATCGTGACCAACGTCGGCCCCGGCGTGCGGCTGGTCGACGAGGAGCAGTTCGGCACCGCGCTGCCGGTCATCAAGTACTCGAAGATCGACGACGCCATCGCGCAGGCGAACGCCACCCACTACGGTCTCGGCGGCTCGATCTGGACCGGCAATCGCGAGAAGGGAATGGAGCTCGTTCAGGAGCTCGAGTGCGGCACCGGGTGGGTGAACCACCACATGGACATCACGCCGTTCGCGCCCTTCGGCGGCTCCAAGTGGAGCGGCCTCGGCTACGAGAACGGCCACTGGGGCTACGAGGCCTTCACCGAGCTGCAGGTCGTGAACGCGAAGAAGTAG
- a CDS encoding DMT family transporter, producing MRARLLVLLAALLFSTAGAAIKACSLTAWQVIAVRCALGVLVLLALLPETRVRWRASTIAVGAVYALQMILFVSATKLTSAANAIFLQSTAPLYLLVLGPWILHEPVRRRDLLVMAALGIGLATILVGEVPQTAIAADPDLGNALAAATGLLWALTVTGIRWTARSAAGAGTALVAGNVVACLACLPLALPIRGATPADWGIVVFLGVVQVGLAYVCLSVGMRDVPALETSLLMLIEPVLNPVWTWLVHGERVGSASLAGGAIVLAATAARAVADARRAPVAPPYRAEVDR from the coding sequence TTGCGCGCGCGGCTCCTCGTCCTGCTAGCGGCGCTGCTGTTCTCGACCGCGGGCGCCGCGATCAAGGCCTGCAGCCTCACGGCATGGCAGGTGATCGCCGTTCGGTGCGCGCTGGGCGTCCTCGTGCTGCTCGCGCTCCTGCCGGAGACGCGCGTCCGCTGGCGCGCGTCGACGATCGCGGTCGGCGCCGTCTACGCGCTCCAGATGATCCTGTTCGTGTCGGCGACCAAGCTGACGTCCGCGGCGAACGCCATCTTCCTGCAGTCGACCGCGCCGCTCTACCTGCTCGTGCTGGGGCCGTGGATCCTCCACGAGCCCGTGCGCCGGCGCGATCTGCTCGTCATGGCGGCGCTCGGGATCGGGCTCGCGACGATCCTCGTCGGCGAGGTGCCGCAGACGGCGATCGCGGCGGATCCCGACCTCGGCAATGCGCTCGCTGCCGCGACCGGGCTCCTGTGGGCGCTCACGGTGACGGGCATCCGCTGGACGGCGCGCAGCGCAGCCGGCGCCGGGACCGCGCTGGTCGCGGGCAACGTGGTCGCCTGCCTCGCGTGCCTGCCGCTCGCGCTCCCGATCCGCGGCGCGACGCCGGCGGACTGGGGCATCGTCGTCTTCCTCGGCGTCGTGCAGGTGGGACTCGCCTACGTCTGCCTCTCGGTCGGCATGCGCGACGTACCGGCGCTCGAGACGTCGCTGCTCATGCTGATCGAGCCGGTCCTGAACCCGGTCTGGACGTGGCTCGTGCACGGCGAGCGCGTCGGCAGCGCGTCGCTCGCGGGCGGTGCGATCGTGCTGGCGGCGACTGCGGCGCGCGCGGTCGCGGACGCGCGTCGCGCTCCGGTGGCACCCCCATATCGGGCCGAAGTGGACCGTTGA
- a CDS encoding CoA transferase — protein sequence MPGALAGLRVDERTRGLAATYAGHLLAGLGADVSRAEASPFPILDRRKRVAAAAGPVDAVIADEGAQADGAPIACGVSAWGRTGPRRALPPDEALVQAATGVHALQWSWSGRPVWLATPVVSYMTGMLAALGVAAAHFARLRGASGQRLDVNGLQGSLALNGGTYVTGPSHQSALLVGGDPRGVYPSYSLYPTADGWIFLGALTQPFWVKLLDFLGRTDLLADERLQGNPITFGAPELRAFVRGELEPVFAQRTTAAWVGALRAADIPCGQVQSREQYLRDPEVRAAGLAGDPFEPPPAARIAPGAPATLRPPPPAGSCLEGIRVLDLTSFIAGPVCPMLLADLGADVVKIESLDGDPFRMTAYGFHGWNRGKRSVVLDLKRPEGRDALLDLARSADVVVENFRGGVMDRLGLGRDRLEAVNPALVLVSVTGAEGALATLPGFDPVFQARSGFMTAQGGSDDPVFHTIAYNDYSAGTLGAFAVVAALVARERSHRGQRVDVSLMRTALVDQAAHMTGGPVGGRDFLGPAAARRLYPTATGWLCVAATSEEQARALGSPADVAVALATPAEGSEGDRIAAWFGAVSRTDALARLEALGVPAAPCLSFPEMLADEHLRANDAFVTLDDPALGPVTMGGPLVSFGRTPIGYRRPGPGHGAHSREILAEIGYDEARVAGLVAAGVVGV from the coding sequence ATGCCGGGCGCGCTTGCCGGGCTGCGGGTGGACGAGCGGACGCGAGGGCTCGCCGCGACCTATGCTGGTCACCTGCTGGCGGGCCTCGGTGCGGACGTCTCGCGCGCGGAGGCGAGCCCGTTCCCGATCCTCGATCGTCGCAAGCGCGTCGCCGCCGCGGCGGGGCCAGTCGACGCCGTCATCGCCGACGAGGGCGCGCAGGCCGACGGCGCCCCGATCGCCTGCGGCGTGAGCGCCTGGGGCCGCACGGGACCGCGTCGGGCGCTTCCGCCCGACGAAGCGCTCGTGCAGGCGGCGACCGGCGTGCACGCGCTCCAGTGGTCGTGGTCGGGGCGGCCGGTGTGGCTCGCGACGCCCGTCGTCTCCTACATGACCGGCATGCTGGCCGCGCTCGGCGTCGCCGCGGCGCACTTCGCCCGCCTGCGCGGCGCATCCGGTCAGCGCCTCGACGTGAACGGGCTGCAAGGCTCGCTCGCCTTGAACGGCGGCACCTACGTGACCGGTCCGTCGCACCAGAGCGCGCTCCTCGTCGGCGGCGATCCGCGCGGCGTCTACCCGAGCTACAGCCTCTACCCGACCGCCGACGGATGGATCTTCCTCGGCGCGCTCACGCAGCCGTTCTGGGTGAAGCTGCTCGACTTCCTGGGGCGCACCGACCTCCTCGCCGACGAACGACTGCAGGGCAACCCGATCACGTTCGGCGCGCCGGAGCTGCGTGCCTTCGTGCGCGGCGAGCTCGAGCCCGTGTTCGCGCAGCGGACGACCGCGGCGTGGGTGGGCGCGCTGCGCGCGGCCGACATCCCGTGCGGCCAGGTGCAGTCGCGCGAGCAGTACCTGCGCGACCCCGAGGTGCGGGCGGCCGGGCTGGCCGGCGACCCCTTCGAGCCGCCGCCGGCGGCGCGCATCGCCCCGGGCGCGCCCGCGACCCTTCGCCCCCCGCCGCCGGCGGGGTCGTGTCTCGAAGGCATCCGCGTGCTCGATCTCACGAGCTTCATCGCCGGGCCCGTCTGCCCGATGCTGCTCGCCGACCTCGGCGCCGACGTCGTGAAGATCGAGTCGCTGGACGGCGATCCCTTTCGCATGACGGCGTACGGCTTCCACGGCTGGAACCGCGGGAAGCGCTCCGTCGTGCTCGACCTGAAGCGACCCGAGGGACGCGACGCGCTGCTCGACCTGGCGCGGAGCGCCGACGTCGTGGTCGAGAACTTCCGGGGGGGCGTCATGGATCGGCTCGGGCTCGGGCGCGACCGGCTGGAAGCGGTGAACCCGGCGCTCGTGCTCGTCTCGGTGACCGGTGCGGAGGGAGCGCTCGCCACGCTGCCCGGCTTCGATCCCGTCTTCCAGGCGCGCTCGGGCTTCATGACCGCGCAGGGCGGTTCCGACGATCCGGTCTTCCACACGATCGCCTACAACGACTATTCGGCCGGGACGCTCGGCGCCTTCGCGGTCGTGGCGGCGCTCGTCGCGCGCGAACGGAGCCACCGCGGCCAGCGCGTCGACGTGAGCCTCATGCGGACGGCGCTCGTCGACCAGGCGGCGCACATGACCGGTGGACCGGTCGGCGGGCGGGACTTTCTCGGGCCCGCCGCCGCGCGGCGCCTCTATCCGACGGCGACCGGGTGGCTGTGCGTCGCCGCGACGAGCGAGGAGCAGGCGAGGGCGCTCGGATCGCCCGCGGACGTCGCCGTGGCGCTCGCGACGCCTGCGGAAGGGAGCGAGGGCGACCGCATCGCGGCCTGGTTCGGCGCGGTCTCGCGCACCGACGCTCTCGCTCGTCTGGAGGCCCTCGGTGTTCCGGCGGCGCCCTGTCTCTCGTTCCCCGAGATGCTGGCCGACGAGCATCTGCGTGCGAACGACGCCTTCGTCACGCTGGACGACCCGGCACTGGGTCCGGTCACCATGGGCGGGCCGCTCGTCAGCTTCGGGCGGACGCCGATCGGGTACCGGCGCCCCGGTCCCGGGCACGGCGCGCACTCGCGCGAGATCCTGGCCGAGATCGGGTACGACGAGGCGCGCGTCGCAGGTCTGGTCGCGGCAGGCGTCGTGGGCGTGTGA
- a CDS encoding TetR/AcrR family transcriptional regulator produces MRTEEAILQATLRLVAARGIHGMSLDLLAEEVGVAKSSILWHFGSKEELLLRVAERVLEEVAHGPAREILALPTLGAREDATWRFFAETLRERPELRRLVLWLLFECVEERPELRTRLQQLYRSIRDMFEAGLREIVPDAAQRRRLAIITVATFDGIFLQWLLEPDAIDIEALHRELRALNERTHPVRRRKDG; encoded by the coding sequence GTGCGCACCGAGGAGGCGATCCTGCAGGCGACGCTGCGGCTCGTCGCCGCGCGCGGCATCCACGGCATGTCGCTCGACCTCCTCGCCGAGGAGGTCGGCGTCGCGAAGAGCTCGATCCTCTGGCACTTCGGCTCGAAGGAGGAGCTGCTCCTGCGCGTCGCCGAGCGCGTGCTCGAAGAGGTGGCGCATGGCCCGGCGCGCGAGATCCTGGCGCTGCCGACGCTCGGCGCGCGCGAGGACGCGACCTGGCGCTTCTTCGCCGAGACGCTGCGCGAACGGCCCGAGCTGCGCCGCCTGGTCCTGTGGCTCCTCTTCGAATGCGTCGAGGAGCGCCCGGAGCTGCGGACGCGTCTCCAGCAGCTCTACCGGTCGATCCGCGACATGTTCGAGGCGGGTCTGCGCGAGATCGTTCCCGACGCCGCGCAGCGCCGGCGCCTCGCCATCATCACGGTCGCGACCTTCGACGGCATCTTCCTGCAGTGGCTCCTCGAGCCCGACGCGATCGACATCGAAGCGCTGCACCGCGAGCTGCGGGCGCTCAACGAGCGTACCCACCCGGTGCGCCGACGAAAGGACGGCTGA
- a CDS encoding CoA-binding protein has translation MDDVAARILRDYRRIAVVGISDRPDRDSNRVAAYLQGAGYTVIPVNPNIAHVLGGPCWPSLGEAPGPIEVVDVFRRSELVPPVVDAAIRVGARAVWMQDGVVHEAAAARARAAGLLVVMDRCMMRDHARGIGR, from the coding sequence ATGGACGACGTCGCCGCGCGCATCCTGCGTGACTACCGCCGGATCGCGGTGGTCGGCATCTCTGATCGCCCGGACCGCGACTCCAACCGCGTCGCCGCGTATCTGCAGGGCGCCGGCTACACGGTCATCCCCGTCAATCCGAACATCGCGCACGTGCTGGGCGGACCGTGCTGGCCGTCGCTCGGCGAGGCGCCCGGACCGATCGAGGTGGTGGACGTCTTCCGGCGCTCGGAGCTGGTCCCGCCGGTCGTCGACGCCGCGATCCGCGTCGGCGCCCGGGCGGTGTGGATGCAGGACGGTGTCGTGCACGAGGCCGCGGCGGCGCGGGCGCGCGCCGCCGGTCTCCTCGTGGTGATGGATCGCTGCATGATGCGCGACCACGCGCGCGGGATCGGACGGTGA
- a CDS encoding ferritin-like domain-containing protein, with product MDQTNQMPVDLTAFREVVRHPQAHAVILGNYRIGEYAGVVALRRLLGEMQPEGKLHAAMEIHYRDEDRHSKLFTDWMQRIGVEPPPLPTEVEGYFANSPEEFQQQRKLVETLPPEMRRILVFAGINAIERLAYNQFENHLLCLDRREDIDALKSVMDEEKFHLSYVEHELDRQCKGEFGGFVTQALEQARAQFAIFQQTRRAQAAQAIERVLGGGA from the coding sequence ATGGACCAGACGAACCAGATGCCGGTGGACCTGACGGCGTTCCGCGAAGTCGTACGCCATCCGCAGGCCCACGCGGTGATCCTCGGCAACTACCGCATCGGCGAGTACGCCGGCGTCGTCGCGCTCCGCCGCCTCCTGGGCGAGATGCAGCCCGAGGGCAAGCTGCACGCCGCGATGGAGATCCACTATCGCGACGAGGATCGGCACTCGAAGCTCTTCACGGACTGGATGCAGCGCATCGGCGTCGAGCCGCCGCCCCTGCCGACCGAGGTCGAAGGCTACTTCGCGAACAGCCCGGAGGAGTTCCAGCAGCAGCGCAAGCTGGTCGAGACGCTGCCGCCCGAGATGCGACGGATCCTCGTGTTCGCCGGGATCAACGCGATCGAGCGGCTCGCCTACAACCAGTTCGAGAACCACCTCCTCTGCCTCGATCGTCGTGAGGACATCGACGCGCTCAAGAGCGTCATGGACGAGGAGAAGTTCCACCTCTCCTACGTCGAGCACGAGCTCGATCGCCAGTGCAAAGGCGAGTTCGGCGGCTTCGTGACCCAGGCGCTCGAGCAGGCGCGCGCACAGTTCGCGATCTTCCAGCAGACGCGGCGCGCGCAGGCGGCGCAGGCCATCGAGCGCGTGCTCGGCGGCGGCGCCTGA
- a CDS encoding class IV adenylate cyclase, with translation MPRNVEIKARLADLAAARAIADRVGARFTWADDQVDRYFELDGGRRVKLRTTGRGAELIRYDRREDAGVRVSAYEVSPVRDAEGEACLVPTTRPLVTVRKRRELWLLDNVRIHLDTVDGLGTFLELEAVVDATHDEARCRAAVDRLLDAFGLSEAACLRASYGDLLRA, from the coding sequence ATGCCGCGCAACGTCGAGATCAAGGCGCGCCTCGCCGATCTCGCCGCCGCGCGCGCGATCGCCGACCGCGTGGGAGCGCGCTTCACCTGGGCCGACGACCAGGTCGACCGATACTTCGAGCTGGACGGCGGCCGGCGCGTGAAGCTCCGCACGACCGGCCGCGGCGCCGAGCTGATCCGCTACGATCGACGCGAGGACGCCGGCGTGCGCGTGAGCGCGTACGAGGTCTCTCCCGTGCGCGACGCCGAGGGGGAAGCATGCCTCGTGCCGACGACACGTCCGCTCGTGACGGTTCGCAAGCGGCGCGAGCTGTGGCTCCTGGACAACGTCCGCATCCACCTCGACACGGTCGACGGGCTCGGGACGTTCCTCGAGCTCGAGGCCGTCGTCGACGCGACGCACGACGAGGCGCGCTGCCGCGCAGCGGTCGATCGGCTGCTCGACGCCTTCGGACTCTCCGAAGCCGCGTGTCTGCGCGCGTCGTACGGCGACCTCCTGCGAGCGTGA
- a CDS encoding LLM class F420-dependent oxidoreductase, with product MSSVPEFGTGLPAIQQIPSRVRPWEQEVDGAKILDAARAAEAAGFAWVSCSDHPAIPVSRAQAMGPTWYDAGSTLAFVAGVTTRIRLMPHVLVLPYRHPLVIAKQYGTLDHLSAGRVIVGVGSGHLKPEFATLRADYENRGKITDEYLRALAAAWEHDVAHFDGEFISFRDMMVWPRPVQKPRPPFWVGGNSNAAVKRAARLADGWIPWELTAEDFAAKAAYARHLRHDAGRSDAFQLVAPLAAPAGVIADKVLADVNRWREAGATAFHVGVGADSWPQYLDRLAWFGRSVIARVS from the coding sequence ATGTCTTCCGTTCCGGAGTTCGGCACCGGGCTACCGGCGATCCAGCAGATTCCGTCGCGCGTCCGCCCCTGGGAGCAGGAGGTCGACGGCGCGAAGATCCTCGACGCCGCACGCGCCGCCGAAGCCGCCGGCTTCGCCTGGGTGTCGTGCAGCGACCACCCCGCCATCCCCGTCTCGCGCGCCCAGGCGATGGGCCCGACGTGGTACGACGCTGGCAGCACGCTCGCGTTCGTCGCCGGCGTCACGACGCGCATCCGCTTGATGCCGCACGTGCTCGTGCTGCCGTATCGCCACCCGCTGGTGATCGCGAAGCAGTACGGCACGCTCGACCACCTCTCCGCGGGCCGCGTGATCGTCGGCGTCGGCAGCGGCCACCTGAAGCCCGAGTTCGCGACCCTGCGCGCCGACTACGAGAACCGCGGCAAGATCACCGACGAGTACCTGAGGGCGCTCGCGGCGGCCTGGGAGCACGACGTCGCGCACTTCGACGGCGAGTTCATCTCGTTTCGCGACATGATGGTGTGGCCGCGCCCGGTCCAGAAGCCGCGCCCGCCGTTCTGGGTGGGCGGCAACTCGAACGCCGCCGTGAAGCGCGCCGCGCGTCTGGCCGACGGATGGATTCCGTGGGAGCTCACGGCCGAGGACTTCGCGGCCAAGGCCGCCTACGCGCGCCACCTGCGCCACGACGCCGGCCGATCGGACGCGTTCCAGCTCGTGGCGCCGCTCGCGGCACCCGCGGGCGTCATTGCCGACAAGGTGCTCGCCGACGTCAACCGTTGGCGCGAGGCCGGCGCGACCGCGTTCCACGTCGGCGTCGGCGCCGACAGCTGGCCGCAGTACCTCGACCGCCTGGCGTGGTTCGGCCGCTCCGTGATCGCGCGCGTGAGCTGA
- a CDS encoding alpha/beta hydrolase, whose product MNSASPAAPQERSLRVDGTTLAYVERGNPEAEPIVLLHGYLGSYMSWRHHTQALAETHRVLALDWFGWGRSGTGRTRRYDYDTEVDRLRRVLDALGVGSCNLFAHDYGGFLALGLAERHPTRVRRLALLNSRAHRTFTPAWVTIFGLAGAGARLPIVRQIVARLPIGAIHRRGARREFARGVFTEESFAYAAGWMSKPGGGRFYVDFFRDYRVRPRADLARGLPAVSCPTAVIWSRRPYLPVEIGTELAAAIPNAKLTLVDAGHFVMEERPREVAQALSDLLRTPAHDAHGLVHVDGSPGKVRLTR is encoded by the coding sequence ATGAACAGTGCGTCGCCCGCCGCACCGCAGGAGCGATCGCTCCGGGTGGACGGCACCACCCTCGCGTACGTCGAGCGAGGGAATCCCGAGGCCGAGCCCATCGTCCTGCTGCACGGATACCTCGGCAGCTACATGAGCTGGCGGCACCACACCCAGGCGCTCGCCGAGACCCATCGCGTGCTCGCGCTCGACTGGTTCGGCTGGGGACGGTCGGGCACCGGCCGGACGAGGCGCTACGACTACGACACCGAGGTCGACCGCCTGCGGCGCGTGCTCGACGCGCTCGGGGTCGGCTCGTGCAACCTCTTCGCCCACGACTACGGCGGCTTTCTCGCCCTCGGGCTCGCCGAGCGGCATCCGACCCGGGTTCGGAGGCTGGCGCTCCTCAACAGCCGCGCCCACCGGACGTTCACGCCGGCCTGGGTCACGATCTTCGGCCTGGCCGGCGCCGGCGCGCGCCTGCCGATCGTCCGCCAGATCGTCGCGCGCCTGCCGATCGGCGCGATCCATCGACGTGGTGCCCGGCGTGAATTCGCGCGGGGCGTCTTCACCGAGGAGTCGTTCGCCTACGCCGCAGGCTGGATGTCGAAGCCCGGCGGCGGACGCTTCTACGTCGACTTCTTCCGCGACTATCGGGTTCGGCCGCGCGCCGACCTCGCGCGCGGCCTGCCTGCGGTGTCGTGCCCCACGGCCGTCATCTGGAGCCGCCGCCCCTACCTGCCGGTCGAGATCGGCACCGAGCTCGCCGCCGCCATCCCGAACGCGAAGCTCACCCTCGTCGACGCCGGGCACTTCGTCATGGAAGAGCGTCCGCGCGAGGTCGCGCAGGCGCTGTCGGACCTGCTTCGCACGCCGGCGCACGACGCGCATGGGCTCGTCCACGTGGACGGCTCACCGGGCAAGGTCCGTCTCACGCGCTGA
- a CDS encoding LLM class flavin-dependent oxidoreductase: MQFGIFYEHQLPRPWAQGTEQRLFQEALDQVELADRLGIDYAWEVEHHFLEEYSHSSAPEVFLAACSQRTKRIRLGHGITLQPPGYNHPARVAERIATLDLVSNGRVEWGTGESSSRIELEGFGVPYMEKRDMWEEAVRETAKMMSMSPYPGYDGKYFSMPCRNVVPKPVQTPHPPLWVACSNRDTIKLAARLGIGALTFAFIDPAEAKYWVDEYYETFKRECTPLGRAVNPNIAMVTGFMCHEDSETAVALGLEGFKFFGFALAHYYITGTHVPGRTNIWDLFKAAPPFPTVPTGGIGNPDEVRANLETFEKVGVDQVIFIQQGGNNRHEDICSSLELFASRVQPGFKERHDANLRRKSEELAPYVAKAMAKIPPLDAAREIEPLESYPVLMARLGVDITQLPQRRNMGPAVQQVEQALAGERPTA, encoded by the coding sequence ATGCAGTTCGGCATCTTCTACGAGCACCAGCTCCCGCGACCGTGGGCGCAGGGCACCGAGCAGCGGCTCTTCCAGGAGGCGCTCGACCAGGTGGAGCTCGCCGATCGCCTCGGCATCGACTACGCCTGGGAGGTCGAACACCACTTCCTCGAGGAATACTCGCACTCCTCGGCGCCCGAGGTGTTCCTGGCCGCGTGCAGCCAGCGCACGAAGCGCATCCGCCTGGGCCACGGCATCACGCTCCAGCCACCGGGCTACAACCATCCGGCGCGCGTCGCCGAGCGCATCGCGACGCTCGACCTCGTGTCGAACGGCCGCGTCGAGTGGGGCACCGGCGAGTCGAGCTCGCGCATCGAGCTCGAGGGGTTCGGCGTCCCCTACATGGAGAAGCGCGACATGTGGGAGGAGGCCGTGCGCGAGACGGCCAAGATGATGTCGATGAGCCCGTACCCCGGCTACGACGGGAAGTACTTCTCGATGCCGTGCCGGAACGTGGTGCCGAAGCCCGTGCAGACGCCGCATCCGCCGCTCTGGGTCGCGTGCTCGAACCGCGACACGATCAAGCTCGCGGCCCGCCTCGGCATCGGCGCGCTCACCTTCGCGTTCATCGACCCGGCCGAGGCCAAGTACTGGGTCGACGAGTACTACGAGACCTTCAAGCGCGAGTGCACGCCGCTCGGCCGCGCGGTGAATCCGAACATCGCGATGGTGACGGGCTTCATGTGCCACGAGGACAGCGAGACGGCCGTGGCGCTCGGGCTCGAGGGCTTCAAGTTCTTCGGCTTCGCGCTCGCGCACTACTACATCACCGGCACGCACGTCCCGGGCCGCACGAACATTTGGGACCTCTTCAAAGCCGCGCCCCCGTTCCCCACCGTGCCGACCGGCGGCATCGGCAACCCCGACGAGGTGCGGGCGAACCTCGAGACCTTCGAGAAGGTCGGCGTCGACCAGGTGATCTTCATCCAGCAGGGCGGCAACAACCGGCACGAGGACATCTGCTCGTCGCTCGAGCTCTTCGCGTCGCGCGTGCAGCCCGGCTTCAAGGAGCGGCACGACGCGAACCTGCGCCGCAAGAGCGAGGAGCTGGCGCCGTACGTGGCGAAGGCCATGGCCAAGATCCCGCCGCTCGACGCCGCGCGGGAAATCGAGCCGCTCGAGTCGTATCCGGTGCTCATGGCCCGGCTCGGCGTCGACATCACGCAGCTCCCGCAACGCCGCAACATGGGGCCGGCGGTGCAGCAGGTCGAGCAGGCGCTCGCCGGCGAGCGGCCGACCGCATGA
- a CDS encoding aminotransferase class I/II-fold pyridoxal phosphate-dependent enzyme — MAVLPSGIFHTRRGARRASARDLDYGPPEGAPSLREAIADYLHRARAVVCDAARVVIVNGSQQTLDLTARVLLDRGDRVLLEEMHYAGARSVFLAAGARIVTAPVDGDGLDVAALGERHVRRSRARNAARRAVLLDAVAKHLGDRVEVAGVNAGIHALLWVRRLPAKKLPALVRRAEAAGVGVFPITPHCAKPPDRAGLLLGYASLTDAAIRDRIRRLAIALDDVSA, encoded by the coding sequence ATGGCCGTCCTGCCTTCCGGGATTTTCCACACGCGACGTGGCGCGCGCCGGGCGTCCGCCCGCGATCTCGACTACGGCCCGCCAGAGGGCGCGCCCTCGCTGCGCGAAGCCATCGCCGACTATCTCCACCGCGCGCGTGCCGTCGTGTGCGACGCCGCGCGGGTCGTCATCGTGAACGGCTCGCAGCAGACGCTCGACCTCACGGCGCGCGTGCTGCTCGATCGCGGCGATCGCGTGCTGCTGGAGGAGATGCACTACGCCGGGGCACGGAGCGTTTTTCTCGCCGCGGGCGCGCGCATCGTGACGGCGCCCGTCGACGGTGACGGGCTCGACGTCGCCGCGCTCGGCGAGCGGCACGTGCGCCGCTCGCGGGCGCGCAACGCCGCGCGGCGTGCGGTGCTGCTGGATGCGGTCGCCAAGCACCTCGGCGATCGCGTCGAGGTGGCCGGCGTCAATGCGGGCATCCACGCCCTGCTCTGGGTGCGGCGTCTGCCGGCGAAGAAGCTCCCGGCGCTCGTTCGCCGCGCCGAGGCCGCCGGCGTGGGCGTGTTCCCGATCACCCCCCACTGCGCGAAGCCGCCCGACCGGGCCGGCCTGCTCCTCGGCTACGCGTCGCTCACCGACGCGGCCATCCGCGACCGGATCCGGCGCCTCGCGATCGCTCTCGACGACGTCAGCGCGTGA